The Leucobacter viscericola sequence CACGAGAGCCGCCGGGTTTGCCGCAAAGGGCGTGCGCTCGTCAATCTCAGGGACGCTGTAGTGGTAGTTCGTGTCGAACCACTTCGTCATCTCGAGCGGCTGGTGATCCTTATCGCCCCGCGCAAGCGCAAAGTACGTAACCAGGTCGCTGCCCTGCACGTCGCTGAAGCGGCTCGGGATCGCGCCCAGCGCTAGTGTCGCGTCAAGCACCTGATCGTAGAAGCTAAAGCTCTCGGGCACAGCCCCACCCTCGGCGGGAAGCCCGAGCTCGACCAGGCGGGCCCGAGTCGCAGCGCGCAGCTCACGCGCGGTCGCGGTCAGTTCGGCCTCGGACGAGTTTCCTTTCCAGAAGGACTCGATAGCTCGCTTCAGCTCGCGTCGTCGTCCCAAACGGGGGTAACCGAGAATCGTGGCGGTGGGCAATGGCGTCTTCGCAGTCATTCGAATCCTTGCGTATCGGGGCTAACGGTTTCGCCACGCGCTCTCTGCCTGGCTCCCCCAAGCTATCCGTCACCTCAGACATTCGACCCGAATGTTTCACTGTATGAATTACGAATTATTACAGAGGGCACACAGGCTTCATCTCGCAAGCGCTCAAATTCAAGGATTTTTCCGTTGCGACATAGAATCAACTTGTCTGCAAGGGGGAGAACTAGCCGTTCCGACAGGAAGTACAAACTCATGACAACCAGCGTGCAGCCCAGTGGTAAGACTCATGAGGTCGAGATCAACGACGTGTTTTTCTCCACCACCGACATTCGAGGTGTCATCGAGCACGCCAACGAGATGTTCGTCGAGTATTCCCACTACTCCCGCGAAAGCCTCGTCGGCTCTCCGCACAACATCGTGCGCCACCCCGACATGCCCAGCGGGGTCTTCCACACGATGTGGTCGGAACTGCAGTCAGGGCGACCCTTCGCCGGTCACGTCACGAATCTCGCGGCAGACGGCAGCAGCTATAAGGTCTACGCGACAGTTACTCCGCTCGGCAATGGCGGTTATCTCTCCGTTCGTATCCGCCCAACCGACAGCTCACGGGCCCTGCAGCTTGACGGGGTCTACCGTGAACTCCTGGGCTACGAGAACGAGCTAGCGGGAAGCGGGCTCTCCCGCAGGGGCATTGCTGAGCAGGGCGCTATCAAACTCGGCGAGATTCTCGCCGATGCGGGCTTCGACTCCATTGCTGCTCTGCAGCGCCAGGTGCTTCCACAAGAGGTCACAAAATTTGAGCGTCGCTCAGAGGGGTTTCCTCACCGCCCCAAGGCGACCGGCAGTCTCGCCGACATGCTTGCCGCGGTCGAACAGGTCAACACCACCCTCGGTGCATGGTCAATGCAGCAGCATCATCTCGCAACACTTTCAGCATCGCTGAGGGAGGTTGGCGAGCAGTTGCAGCACGAACTCGAACACACCTCACAGACAACAGCACAGATCAGTGATCTCGCGGCCTCGGGTATCGATGTCGGCGACATTCTGACCCCGCTCGGCGTGTGGTCTCAGATGCAGGCGATTATTGAGGGCTACGTCGTTGACCTCATCGGGGCGCTGCAACTGCTCGACGAGAACAGCGCCGAGACTCGCTTCCGAGTTGCACTCGCAAAGCTGCACACACGAATGATGGCCTCGTTCGCAGCTGAGCTGATTGACGGCGGTGGTGCGCGACAGGGCGATCAGGCCGCAGCCATCTCTCTCCTCGCGCAAACCCTCAAGCTCGGCCTGAAAGAAACGAGCGAGTTCACCGCAACCCACAGGGCACTCATGGTGAAAACCGTTGAGTCGATCGCCAAGTCAACCTCGGTGCTCAAAATTCCGCGTGATCTACTCCTCGATTGGGAGCGCAACGCGTCCGCCACTTCCCTGCCACCGGCGATGCAGCCGCTCGCAAGCGACGTCACCGGTTCCATCACCAAAGTCGGCAAGATCCTGGCCGACCTCAATCGTGTCGTCGATCTCTGCAGCAAAATTGACACGGGCGACGATCCTGCAGACATGCTGCAGTTGGTTGCCCAGATCGAGCAGGCCGTTGCTCCGTTTGAGGCGTCAGCGGCTACCGTCTAGATGACGTAATCGCCGAGCTTCGCAAGCATCTCCGCCGTCACAAAGGCGTGCACGCGTGTGCCCTCTTCGATGTAGTCGGTGGCAAGCACACGATTGCGCTCGTGCAACTCAGCGACAAGCTCACCGCGATCGTAGGGCACGACAACAGTAACCTCCCGATCAGGAACGGGAAGTGTCGCGTCAATACGCTGCTTCAGCTCTTCAATCCCGTCGCCCGTTCGGGCCGAGACAAACACGGCGTCGGGGGCGAGCCCGTGCAGCACCAACCGCTGCGAGTCATCGAGCAGGTCGGCCTTGTTGAACACCACCAACTCGGGGATCGCTTGCCCGTCAACCTCGGCGATCACGTCGCGCACGGTTCGCAGCTGGGCGGCAGGATCCGGGTGTGAACCATCAACAACGTGCAGGATCACGTCGGCGTCTGCAACCTCTTCGAAGGTCGAGCGGAACGCCTCAACAAGTTGGTGCGGCAGATTGCGCACAAACCCAACGGTGTCGACGTAGGTAAAGCTGCGGCCATCATCGGTTTCGGCGTGACGAACGGCGGTGTCGAGCGTCGCAAAGAGCTGGTTCTGCACGAGTTCTTGCGTGCCAGTCAGCCGGTTCAGCAGACTCGATTTTCCTGCGTTGGTGTAGCCGGCAATCGCGACCGAGGGCACCTCGCCCCGCTTGCGATTCGCACGTTTCGCCTCGCGCGCGGGCGCAAATCCTTGAATCTGCTTGCGCAGCTTTGACATGCGGGTGTGAATCTTACGGCGATCCAACTCCATCTTCGTCTCACCGGGACCGCGCGACCCCATGCCCGCTCCCCCGGAGCCGACCTGGCCGCCAGCCTGCCGCGACATCGAGTCACCCCAACCGCGCAGACGCGGCAGCAGATACTCAAGCTGAGCGAGTTCAACCTGCGCCTTGCCCTCACGGCTCTTCGCGTGCTGGCTGAAAATATCGAGGATCACGGCTGTGCGATCAATCACCTTCACGTTTACAACGTCCTCGAGCGCACGCCGCTGGCTCGGCGCCAACTCCGTATCGGCGATCACGGTATCGGCACCAACGGCCGCCACCAGCTCAGCCAGCTCTCGAGCCTTACCCTTGCCGAGATAGGTCGCAGGATCGGGGTTCGCTCGGCGCTGCAGGAGTCCGTCGAGCACCCGAGCACCGGCCGTCTCGGCCAGCGCTGCAAGCTCGCGCAGCGAGTTCTCGGCGTCTTCCGTGGATTTCTGAGAGTAGATGCCGATCAGCACCACGTTCTCAAGCCGCAGCTGACGGTACTCAACCTCGGTGACGTCTTCGAGTTCGGTGGACAGTCCACCAACACGATTCAGTGAGGCACGATCCTCGCGATCCATGCGAATCGCGTCGAGATCCCTACCCAAAAAGTCGTGAGACTCGTCGCCCAGCGCTTGCGCACCACTCGTGAGGTCCCGAATAACCGTGGCGGATCCAGCATGTTCCGCGCGCGCAAGGACCCTATCGAGCGGATCTGAGCTTGCTGCGTGATCTTCGTCGTGGGCTGAGTCTTCTGAGAATTGCTTCGTCATCTGACCTCACAGTCTACGCGCACGAACCCTTCGCCGGGCTGGGATACTAGAACGGTGAATCAGCACTACTTTTCAGAGGCCCCCCTTGGCGAACTTAAGCCGCGTGAAATCGACGTGCTGCTCGCGGGTGAAACCCGCTCTGTGGTTACCGCGGGTGGGGTCTTCAGCCCGGAACATCTGGATCGGGGCACCGAGATCCTGCTGCGCACACTCGCAACGTCTGGGGAACCAGGATCGGGCCCCGCGCTCGATATTGGCTGCGGTTGGGGCCGATCGCGCTGCACACAGCCCTCGAGAGCCCTGAACGCGAGGTATGGGCGATCGACGTGAACGAGCGGTCGCGTGAGCTGACCCGCCTGAATGCTTCGCGCCTCGGCGTCGCGAGCGTGAACGTTGCTGCGCCCGAGGACGTCCCCGCCGACCTGCTCTTCGACGAGATTCTCTCAAACCCACCGATCCGAGTTGGCAAAGAGGCGCTTCACGGGATCCTGCAGCAGTGGCTCCCCCGGCTGGCACCGGAGGGTGTGGCTCACCTCGTCGTCGCGAAACACCTGGGCGCAGATTCGCTGCAGCGTTGGATCGCGACGGAGTTTGCCGATCTCACGGTCGAGCGTGTGGCTCGCGACAAGGGATTCCACGTGATTCGCGCAGCGCGCACGTCCTAGCTGAAACTCAGCGCCTAGCTAGATCTCAGTGCCTAGCTAAATCTCGATGGTGCCGCTGTACACAAGTTCGGCGGGGCCGCTCAACGAGACGTGCTCGCCCTCTTCCGTTGGAAACATGCGCACAGCCAATCGTCCGCCCGGCACATCGACGCGCCAGTGATTCGGCATACCGTCGCCACCCCAGTGCCGGAAGGCCAGCGCCGCGGCCGCCACACCGGTGCCGCAGGAGAGTGTCTCACCCACCCCACGCTCGTGCACCCGCATTTTGATGCGAGCAACACCGTCTTTCACGAGCGGTTCTTCTGGCACAACAAACTCAACATTGGCGCCGTCTTCGGGTGCGGGGTCAAGCGCGGGCGCCTTGGTGAGGTCGAGCCCCGAAAGCTCGCCCTCGTGCGCGAGCGCCGTCACAACGTGGGGGTTGCCCAGGTTGATCCCGAGCCCGGGGCGCGCAACCTCAAGGCCACTCGCGGCAACAAGCGGCTCGCCTCCGATGCGCCACCGCCCCAGGTCTACGGTGTAACCATTCACACCGGCAAGCACGTCCTTGACCCCGGACCTTGTGCCGATCGGGAGTGTGTCGCGACGCTCAGCGGAGACGAGTCCCTCCGTTACGAGATAGTGCGCGTACACCCGCACACCATTGCCACACATCTCGGCGGGTGTGCCGTCGGCGTTCCAGTAGTCCATAAACCACTCGGCCTCGGGCTCTTCGGCGAGGATCGCAGCGCCCTCCGCAATCGAGCGCGACCGAACAGCCCGGATGACGCCGTCGGCGCCGACGCCAAACCGCCTGTCGCAGAGGTAACGAATCTGCTCAGCGCTCAGCTCAATCTCACCCTCGGGGTCAGTGAAGAGCACAAAATCGTTACCGGTGCCGTGGCCCTTGGTGAATGAGAGAACCGTCATTCGTCTAGTCTATGCGGGCGAACAGACGATTCAATCCGCGATGAGGCGCCTGCCGAGCACCTTCACGTCAGAGACCTCGTAGTCGAGGCGATCGTAGAAGCCGAGCGCTTCCGTGTTGTCACTTCGCACCATCAGCTGAGATTTGGGGCAGCCGAGATCCTCAAGCATGCTCTCGACCTCGCGCATGAGTGCCGCGGCGATCCCTCTCCCCCGATGGGCGGGCGCCGTAGCCAGGTAGTACACCCAGCCGCGGTGTCCGTCGTAGCCCGACATCGCAGAGCCCACGATCTCGTCTGTTGCGTCGTCGACGGCGACTCGAAACAGCTCCGGCTGCACAGTAAGCTTGCGCGCGATGTCTGCTCTGGGGTCGTTCCAGGGCCGAGTCAGCCCGCATGCCTCCCAGAGGGCGACTACGGCTTCGGTATCCGCAGGTTCAAAGGCCCGGGTGCTGACACTCACGTAAGATCCACCTCTGCAATGTTAGGCGCTGAGAGCCAGTCGACACCCGGGTACCGTTTAAACCAGCTCACCTGTCGCCTCGCGTAGCGGCGCGTCAAGAACTGGGTCTCGGCGATCGCGTCAGCCTCGCTCATAGTGCCGGCGAGCTGAGCAAGCGCCTGCGCATAACCAATGGCTCGGCTCGCAGTTGGCCCCTGTTCGATGCCGCGCGGGATCAGCCCTCGTACCTCGTCGAGCAGCCCATCGGCCCACATTTGCTCCACACGCAGGTCCAGTCGCTCGACGAGGGTTGCGCGCTCCGCCGCGACACCCAAGAGCCGCGTGCCCCCGCGCCAGAGCTTTGGCCTCTCGGGCAGCGTGGCACTGGCGTCACCGCCGAGCCTGGCGACCTCGAGCGCGCGGACCACACGTCGGGGGTTACGCGCGTCTACCTCGTCGGCAACACGCGGGTTCAGCTCGCGCAACTGCTCCAGGAGTGCACCGACACCCCGTGCGGCGAGTTCGGCTTCGAGCTGCGCGCGCAGTTCGTTGTCTCGTGGCGGGAACTGGAAGTCAAAGACAACACTCGAGACGTACAGGCCGGAGCCGCCCACGAGGATCGCGTCGGCGCCTTTCTCAAGGATCTCCGTGATGCGGGCGCGAGCTTCCGGCTGATACCAGGCGACCGTCGCTTCTTCTGCGGGGTCACACACGTCAAAAAGGTGGTGCGGGATCCCTCGACGCTCATTGTTGGGCAGTTTCGCGGTGCCGATGTCCATGCCGCGGTACAACTGCATGGCGTCGGCGTTGACTATTTCAGCGCTTCGACCATTTGCATTGAGAGCCTCAGCGAGGTCGAGTGACAGCGCTGATTTTCCGGTACCGGTTGCACCAACGATGCCCCACAGCCGGGGCGCGGTCATCGGGTGCGAATGGTTGGGAGTCCGAGGTTTACCGCTCCCGGTGTTGCGCCGGGAGTCGGAACGCCGCAGCTCTCGGCCTGGCGGCGGTCGTAGGCGTCACCGGCGCGCGTGCGGCGCACGGAATAGACGCCGGGCACCTCATCGGCGACGACAAAGAAGGAGCCCGCGGAGGTCACCTGAACCGTCACGACATCACCCGGACGCGGTACCTCGGCACCCTCGGGTACCGCAAAGTGCACGAGTCGGTTGTCTTCAGCACGCCCGGAGAGCCGGTGGGTGGCCGAGTCTTTGCGACCCTCACTGACCGAAACGAGCACGTTGACCTGCTGGCCAATCTGCGCCTCGTTTTCTTCGTGGGAAAGCCGTTCTTGCAGGGCCATCAGGCGCTCGTAGCGTTCCTGCACGACCTTCTTAGGCACCTGGTTATCCATTGTCGCAGCGGGTGTGCCCGGCCTGATCGAGTACTGGAACGTAAACGCACTCGCAAACCGCGATTGCTCAACGACTCGCATGGTGTCTTCGAAATCCTCGTCGGTCTCACCGGGGAACCCGACGATGATGTCGGTGGTGATAGCCGCGTTCGGAATCAGCTCGCGAACCTCGTCGAGAATGCCGAGGAACTTCTTGGAGCGGTAGGAACGCTTCATCGACCTCAAAATTGAGTCCGAGCCCGATTGCAGTGGCATGTGCAGCGACGGCATTACGTTGGGGGTCTCCGCCATCGCTTCGATCACATCGGTAGTGAAGGCAGCGGGGTGCGGGCTTGTGAACCGCACACGCTCGAGCCCCTCAATCTCACCCATGGCGCGCAGCAGCTTGCTGAAGGCCTGCCGGTCGCCGAACTCAACGCCGTAGGTATTGACGTTTTGACCGAGCAGCGTGATTTCGATCGCGCCGTCGTCTACGAGTGCCTGCACCTCGGCCAGCACGTCACCCGGCCTACGATCCTTCTCCTTGCCTCGCAACGCGGGAACGATGCAGAAGGTGCACGTGTTGTTGCAGCCAACGGAGATCGAAACCCAGCCGCTTGAAGCCGAGTCACGCTTGGTCGGCAGGGTCGACGGGAAGACCTCGAGCGATTCAAGGATCTCGACCTGGGCTTCTTGATTGTGGCGGGCGCGCTCGAGCAGAGCGGGGAGCGATCCCATGTTGTGCGTACCAAAGACCACATCGACCCAGGGCGCCTTCTCGACGATGACACCCTGGTCTTTTTGGGCAAGGCAGCCACCAACAGCGATCTGCATGTCTGTGCGCACGCGCTTGACGCTTGCGAGCTGCCCAAGGTTGCCGTAGAGCTTGTTCGCCGCGTTCTCTCGCACAGCACAGGTGTTGATCACAATGACGTCGGCCTGGTCAGCATCTTCAGCCGCAATGTAACCGGCGGCCTCCAGTGAGCCGGAGAGTCGCTCGGAGTCGTGCACGTTCATCTGGCACCCCAGCGTGCGTACCGTGTAGCTGCGAGGGCTGCCGTCGGCCCGCAGGGCTGCGGGCGAAGGATCAATCACTGTGGGGTCAGCGGATGCGAGACTCATGGGAACAAGTGTATTGCGCCACGCGTGGAGATTTGCTCAGCGAAACCGAACACCACCGCCGGCGCCTCCCGCCCCGTTCAGCGCGTCCCGCACGGCGCGGGTCGCGGGCTCACCCGACCACCCTCGGCGCGCGAGGAAGCCAAGCAGTCGACGCTCCGCCGTCGCGCGATCGAGATCTTGCATGCGTCGCGCCCGCTCCACGGCCGTGGCGCGCAGCAACGCGAACTCTTCGTCGTCATCGAGTTCACCCAATGCGGCCTCAATGACACTGTCCGGCAGCCTGCGCGCCTTCAGCTTCACGCGGATCTGGGACTTGCTCGCGCGTTTGGAATCGCGCAGCTTTTCAGTGACGGCTCGAGCAAGACCGGCATCGTCAAGGTAAAGGTTCTGTTCGAACTCGCCGATGACAACTTCGACGTCGACTGCCTCATACCCCGCACGCAGCAGCTCTTCTTGCAGCTCCCCGCTCGACTTAGCCTTGCGTGCCAGCATTTTGACGGCCTGCTCAGAGATGTCTGGAAGAGGCTCTTCCGTCGCCGGTTGCGCAACAGACTCATCATCTTCATCTGCGGGATCAGCAACGACTCCAGCCCAGGGCCCAGAAACGAGCACTGAAACATCAATCCGCGCCCGAGTCGGTTCAGGCGCTGCGGGAGCTTCAGCCACGTCATCCGTTGCAGATGATTT is a genomic window containing:
- the dapF gene encoding diaminopimelate epimerase, producing the protein MTVLSFTKGHGTGNDFVLFTDPEGEIELSAEQIRYLCDRRFGVGADGVIRAVRSRSIAEGAAILAEEPEAEWFMDYWNADGTPAEMCGNGVRVYAHYLVTEGLVSAERRDTLPIGTRSGVKDVLAGVNGYTVDLGRWRIGGEPLVAASGLEVARPGLGINLGNPHVVTALAHEGELSGLDLTKAPALDPAPEDGANVEFVVPEEPLVKDGVARIKMRVHERGVGETLSCGTGVAAAALAFRHWGGDGMPNHWRVDVPGGRLAVRMFPTEEGEHVSLSGPAELVYSGTIEI
- a CDS encoding GNAT family acetyltransferase → MSVSTRAFEPADTEAVVALWEACGLTRPWNDPRADIARKLTVQPELFRVAVDDATDEIVGSAMSGYDGHRGWVYYLATAPAHRGRGIAAALMREVESMLEDLGCPKSQLMVRSDNTEALGFYDRLDYEVSDVKVLGRRLIAD
- a CDS encoding PAS domain-containing protein, with protein sequence MTTSVQPSGKTHEVEINDVFFSTTDIRGVIEHANEMFVEYSHYSRESLVGSPHNIVRHPDMPSGVFHTMWSELQSGRPFAGHVTNLAADGSSYKVYATVTPLGNGGYLSVRIRPTDSSRALQLDGVYRELLGYENELAGSGLSRRGIAEQGAIKLGEILADAGFDSIAALQRQVLPQEVTKFERRSEGFPHRPKATGSLADMLAAVEQVNTTLGAWSMQQHHLATLSASLREVGEQLQHELEHTSQTTAQISDLAASGIDVGDILTPLGVWSQMQAIIEGYVVDLIGALQLLDENSAETRFRVALAKLHTRMMASFAAELIDGGGARQGDQAAAISLLAQTLKLGLKETSEFTATHRALMVKTVESIAKSTSVLKIPRDLLLDWERNASATSLPPAMQPLASDVTGSITKVGKILADLNRVVDLCSKIDTGDDPADMLQLVAQIEQAVAPFEASAATV
- the miaA gene encoding tRNA (adenosine(37)-N6)-dimethylallyltransferase MiaA — translated: MTAPRLWGIVGATGTGKSALSLDLAEALNANGRSAEIVNADAMQLYRGMDIGTAKLPNNERRGIPHHLFDVCDPAEEATVAWYQPEARARITEILEKGADAILVGGSGLYVSSVVFDFQFPPRDNELRAQLEAELAARGVGALLEQLRELNPRVADEVDARNPRRVVRALEVARLGGDASATLPERPKLWRGGTRLLGVAAERATLVERLDLRVEQMWADGLLDEVRGLIPRGIEQGPTASRAIGYAQALAQLAGTMSEADAIAETQFLTRRYARRQVSWFKRYPGVDWLSAPNIAEVDLT
- the miaB gene encoding tRNA (N6-isopentenyl adenosine(37)-C2)-methylthiotransferase MiaB — its product is MSLASADPTVIDPSPAALRADGSPRSYTVRTLGCQMNVHDSERLSGSLEAAGYIAAEDADQADVIVINTCAVRENAANKLYGNLGQLASVKRVRTDMQIAVGGCLAQKDQGVIVEKAPWVDVVFGTHNMGSLPALLERARHNQEAQVEILESLEVFPSTLPTKRDSASSGWVSISVGCNNTCTFCIVPALRGKEKDRRPGDVLAEVQALVDDGAIEITLLGQNVNTYGVEFGDRQAFSKLLRAMGEIEGLERVRFTSPHPAAFTTDVIEAMAETPNVMPSLHMPLQSGSDSILRSMKRSYRSKKFLGILDEVRELIPNAAITTDIIVGFPGETDEDFEDTMRVVEQSRFASAFTFQYSIRPGTPAATMDNQVPKKVVQERYERLMALQERLSHEENEAQIGQQVNVLVSVSEGRKDSATHRLSGRAEDNRLVHFAVPEGAEVPRPGDVVTVQVTSAGSFFVVADEVPGVYSVRRTRAGDAYDRRQAESCGVPTPGATPGAVNLGLPTIRTR
- the hflX gene encoding GTPase HflX, with product MTKQFSEDSAHDEDHAASSDPLDRVLARAEHAGSATVIRDLTSGAQALGDESHDFLGRDLDAIRMDREDRASLNRVGGLSTELEDVTEVEYRQLRLENVVLIGIYSQKSTEDAENSLRELAALAETAGARVLDGLLQRRANPDPATYLGKGKARELAELVAAVGADTVIADTELAPSQRRALEDVVNVKVIDRTAVILDIFSQHAKSREGKAQVELAQLEYLLPRLRGWGDSMSRQAGGQVGSGGAGMGSRGPGETKMELDRRKIHTRMSKLRKQIQGFAPAREAKRANRKRGEVPSVAIAGYTNAGKSSLLNRLTGTQELVQNQLFATLDTAVRHAETDDGRSFTYVDTVGFVRNLPHQLVEAFRSTFEEVADADVILHVVDGSHPDPAAQLRTVRDVIAEVDGQAIPELVVFNKADLLDDSQRLVLHGLAPDAVFVSARTGDGIEELKQRIDATLPVPDREVTVVVPYDRGELVAELHERNRVLATDYIEEGTRVHAFVTAEMLAKLGDYVI
- a CDS encoding regulatory protein RecX; amino-acid sequence: MAVRFLPAPSEEPAASKPDRKNLAEVIELRSLLRQQEWKSSATDDVAEAPAAPEPTRARIDVSVLVSGPWAGVVADPADEDDESVAQPATEEPLPDISEQAVKMLARKAKSSGELQEELLRAGYEAVDVEVVIGEFEQNLYLDDAGLARAVTEKLRDSKRASKSQIRVKLKARRLPDSVIEAALGELDDDEEFALLRATAVERARRMQDLDRATAERRLLGFLARRGWSGEPATRAVRDALNGAGGAGGGVRFR